One Corynebacterium tuberculostearicum DNA window includes the following coding sequences:
- a CDS encoding glycosyltransferase family 4 protein: MRVAIVAESFLPNVNGVTNSVLRVLEHLHETGQEAIVIAPGAREGQEEIPDYLGFPIYRVPTVRVPLVDSLPVGVPTTAVDEALRDFKPDIIHLASPFVLGAAGAFSARQQRVPAVALYQTDVAGFATKYHASALAYGVWEWLRTIHNSCQMTLAPSSLTIRDLEKHHIKNVRHWGRGVNAELFHPSKRSDKLRRSWDPSGTKNVVGFVGRLAAEKGVHRLSALNGREDIQLVIVGDGPERPLLEAQLPGAVFTGALSGEDLAAAYASLDVFVHAGEFETFCQSIQEAQASGVPTIGPRAGGPVDLIDEGYNGLLLDVKTFVEDLPNAVDALLNPEIHQEMRDNARESISSKTWKALCEQLVGYYEEVLEDTRRVPLTILGQRPELPRWAARALGARVA, from the coding sequence ATGCGTGTTGCGATCGTGGCTGAATCCTTCCTCCCCAATGTCAATGGTGTGACCAACTCCGTGCTGCGCGTTTTAGAGCACCTGCACGAGACCGGCCAGGAGGCCATCGTCATCGCGCCGGGCGCCCGTGAGGGGCAGGAGGAAATCCCGGACTACCTAGGATTCCCCATCTATCGTGTGCCCACCGTGCGCGTGCCGCTGGTGGATTCGCTGCCGGTGGGCGTGCCTACCACGGCGGTCGATGAGGCGCTGCGCGATTTCAAGCCGGATATCATCCACCTGGCCAGCCCCTTCGTACTCGGCGCTGCTGGCGCTTTCTCCGCCCGCCAGCAGCGCGTGCCCGCCGTGGCGTTGTACCAGACCGATGTTGCCGGTTTTGCCACCAAGTACCATGCCTCCGCGCTGGCCTATGGCGTGTGGGAGTGGCTGCGCACGATTCATAACTCCTGCCAGATGACGCTGGCACCGTCCTCGCTGACCATCCGGGATCTAGAAAAGCACCACATCAAGAATGTGCGCCACTGGGGCCGTGGCGTGAACGCGGAGCTTTTCCACCCCTCCAAGCGCTCTGACAAGCTGCGCCGCAGCTGGGATCCGAGCGGCACCAAGAATGTAGTGGGATTCGTTGGTCGCCTCGCCGCGGAAAAGGGTGTGCACCGGTTATCGGCGCTCAACGGGCGCGAGGATATCCAGCTGGTCATCGTGGGCGATGGGCCGGAGCGCCCGCTATTGGAAGCCCAGCTGCCCGGCGCCGTCTTTACCGGTGCGCTGTCCGGCGAAGACCTCGCCGCCGCCTATGCTTCCTTGGACGTCTTTGTCCATGCGGGTGAGTTCGAGACCTTCTGCCAGTCCATCCAGGAGGCGCAGGCCTCCGGCGTGCCGACCATCGGACCGCGGGCAGGTGGCCCGGTAGACCTCATCGACGAGGGCTATAACGGACTGCTGCTGGATGTAAAGACCTTTGTGGAAGACCTTCCCAATGCGGTAGACGCTCTGCTCAATCCGGAGATCCACCAGGAGATGCGGGACAATGCCCGCGAGTCCATTTCCTCCAAGACGTGGAAGGCGCTGTGCGAGCAGCTCGTGGGCTATTACGAAGAGGTGCTGGAGGATACTCGCCGGGTGCCGCTGACCATTCTGGGACAGCGTCCCGAGCTGCCGCGATGGGCGGCTCGTGCCCTTGGCGCCCGCGTAGCCTAG
- a CDS encoding DUF3592 domain-containing protein: MAPPQHKPHAAVVPRYTPAVYRRRLHQLTLALYLAALVGVVGMVIGPVMNDHAIASHPARALATVKDVGMLRTTVDFQDSEGIYHTPQHGLLYPSGLGEGQQVWVQYAQDDPDLVKVEGREWTLAIIPALSVGVVATLIAAVLWKLISFFTRLAEK, encoded by the coding sequence GTGGCCCCGCCGCAGCATAAGCCGCACGCGGCCGTGGTGCCGCGCTATACGCCCGCGGTCTATCGCCGCCGCCTGCACCAGCTGACGCTGGCGCTGTATCTGGCCGCGCTGGTGGGCGTGGTGGGCATGGTCATCGGGCCGGTGATGAATGACCACGCCATCGCCAGCCACCCCGCGCGCGCTTTGGCCACGGTCAAGGATGTGGGCATGCTGCGCACCACGGTGGATTTCCAAGACAGTGAAGGGATTTACCACACCCCACAGCACGGGCTGCTCTATCCCAGTGGGCTGGGCGAGGGCCAGCAGGTGTGGGTGCAATACGCCCAGGACGACCCAGACCTGGTCAAGGTCGAAGGCCGCGAATGGACGTTGGCTATCATCCCGGCGCTCTCGGTAGGGGTGGTTGCCACGCTCATCGCGGCCGTGCTGTGGAAGCTGATTAGCTTCTTTACCCGCCTCGCGGAGAAATAA
- a CDS encoding geranylgeranyl reductase family protein: MIVLMSEQIDSQTYVEVAIIGAGPAGAAAAIHAARAGYDTLLIDSATFPRDKTCGDGLTPRAMHQLDELGIAVNASYRNRGLKLHGYGGDITAPWPETYPSQVGTALPRFRFDALLADAAREAGATLLTGTPATDPVLEGNRVTSFCVGEVTVHAKWVIVADGVRSTFGKKLGRTWHREEVYGIAARSYASSTHADEPWMHSHVELKDEEGEVQPGYGWIFPLGPELGQVNIGLGALSTAQRPAKINTKKLLEFYAAQQRPEWGLGEIEHVTSALLPMGGAVSNVAGANWMIIGDAAACINPLNGEGIDYGLETAALAVALLGPKDFTLAWPAVLREHYGESFLLARTAARLLTYPQFLPLAGPLALRGPVGRMLMPAAARLMGNLITDDDRDLIARTWRAAGRTVSSLRRDTPLWDSTAA, translated from the coding sequence ATGATAGTCCTCATGTCGGAGCAGATCGATTCCCAAACCTATGTCGAGGTCGCCATCATTGGCGCTGGGCCTGCCGGAGCCGCCGCCGCGATCCATGCCGCACGCGCCGGCTATGACACCCTCCTTATTGATTCCGCTACATTTCCCCGCGATAAAACCTGCGGCGACGGGCTCACCCCGCGCGCGATGCACCAGCTCGATGAGCTCGGCATTGCGGTCAACGCCTCCTATCGCAATCGCGGCCTGAAGCTGCACGGCTACGGCGGCGATATTACCGCGCCTTGGCCGGAGACCTATCCCTCCCAGGTGGGCACGGCCCTGCCGCGCTTCCGCTTTGATGCCCTGCTTGCCGACGCCGCCCGGGAAGCCGGCGCCACCCTCCTCACCGGCACCCCCGCCACCGATCCGGTGCTCGAGGGCAACCGCGTAACCTCCTTCTGCGTGGGAGAGGTCACCGTGCATGCCAAGTGGGTCATCGTGGCCGATGGCGTGCGCTCTACCTTTGGCAAGAAGCTCGGCCGCACCTGGCACCGCGAGGAGGTCTATGGCATCGCCGCGCGCTCCTATGCTTCCTCCACGCATGCCGATGAGCCCTGGATGCACTCTCACGTTGAGCTCAAGGACGAGGAAGGCGAGGTGCAGCCCGGCTACGGTTGGATCTTCCCGCTCGGCCCCGAGCTAGGCCAGGTCAACATCGGCCTCGGCGCGCTGTCAACCGCGCAGCGCCCCGCCAAGATCAACACCAAGAAGCTGCTCGAGTTCTACGCTGCCCAACAACGTCCCGAGTGGGGACTCGGCGAGATTGAGCACGTTACCTCTGCCTTACTGCCCATGGGCGGTGCGGTATCCAACGTGGCCGGCGCCAATTGGATGATCATTGGTGATGCCGCTGCCTGCATCAATCCCCTCAACGGCGAAGGCATCGATTACGGCTTGGAGACGGCTGCGCTGGCCGTAGCCCTACTCGGCCCGAAGGATTTCACCCTGGCCTGGCCGGCCGTCCTCCGCGAGCACTACGGCGAGTCCTTCCTCTTGGCCCGCACGGCCGCACGCCTGCTTACTTACCCACAGTTCCTACCGCTGGCCGGTCCACTGGCCCTGCGCGGACCCGTCGGCCGCATGCTCATGCCGGCCGCTGCGCGCCTGATGGGCAACCTCATTACTGACGATGACCGCGACCTCATCGCACGCACCTGGCGCGCCGCCGGCCGCACGGTCTCGTCCCTTCGCCGCGATACGCCACTCTGGGATTCGACCGCGGCATAG
- a CDS encoding ATP-binding cassette domain-containing protein: MSTIKVRDAHLHNLRNVDVDMPRGKLVAVTGVSGSGKSSLAFGTIHGEGQRRYLESVAPFARRLISSAVDPQVSQVEGLPPTVALQQSTSGGGARSTVGTVSALSNSVRLLYSRAGDNPEGLYSDSFSPNTPEGMCPQCHGTGVVHEPTEDSMVPDPTLSIEEGAIQAWPGAWAGKNFHDILMNLGYDLDSPWQDLPQKDRDWILFTEERPVVTVKPLRGKDQIQRNYEGTWRSVASYLNKTLAETQSDTLRKRTLSYMESRECETCGGRRLNPAALKVTYAGMPIDELGALPLDRVHEVLSKQNPEENSAEDLLLRQILPALTSALELGLAHLSLDRPTQSLSGGEMQRIRLAAQLRSGLFGVAYVLDEPSAGLHPDERDAVMDMCRRFIAAGNSVLLVEHDMDLVAQADWLVDVGPLAGERGGNVVYSGPVADYDADTPTANALANRTLALADDPRTPSSHLTLRGINARSIDNLDVDFGLGQFTAVAGVSGSGKSTLVSTVLAGLLRQSATAISDEEETEDKGWSVESTEGFDRVKRVVQITQKPIGRTPRSTLATYTGLFDNVRKLFASTDEAKQRKWTVSRFSYNVKQGQCPTCGGAGKIEVELVFLPGSYTTCPECGGARFNDETLEVTWQGRTIADILELTVDEAAEVFAEEEKIYRAIATLQAVGLGYLRLGQGAPELSGGEAQRIKLATELQRSRNSRRGHTVYLLDEPTTGLHPADIDLLNTELHKLADAGHTVIVVEHDLSVMAHADRIIEMGPGAGEDGGRIIADATPAQVAAEDTATGRALSARQAH; the protein is encoded by the coding sequence ATGTCTACTATCAAGGTCCGCGATGCCCACCTGCACAACCTGCGCAACGTCGACGTCGATATGCCCCGCGGCAAGCTCGTTGCGGTCACGGGCGTGTCTGGTTCGGGCAAGTCTTCGCTGGCATTCGGCACGATTCACGGCGAAGGCCAGCGTCGCTATCTCGAATCGGTGGCGCCCTTCGCCCGTCGCCTGATCAGCTCGGCCGTCGACCCGCAGGTTAGCCAGGTAGAGGGCCTGCCGCCGACGGTCGCGCTGCAGCAATCAACTTCCGGCGGCGGTGCGCGCTCTACGGTGGGCACGGTGTCCGCGCTCTCCAATAGCGTGCGCCTTCTCTATTCGCGCGCCGGGGATAACCCGGAGGGCCTGTACTCGGATTCTTTTTCTCCGAATACCCCGGAGGGCATGTGCCCGCAGTGCCACGGCACGGGCGTGGTCCACGAGCCGACCGAGGACTCCATGGTCCCGGATCCCACTCTCTCCATTGAGGAAGGCGCCATCCAAGCATGGCCCGGCGCCTGGGCCGGCAAGAACTTCCACGACATCCTGATGAATCTGGGCTACGACCTGGATTCGCCCTGGCAGGACCTACCGCAAAAAGACCGCGACTGGATCCTCTTCACGGAAGAGCGCCCCGTCGTCACCGTGAAGCCTCTACGCGGCAAGGATCAGATTCAGCGCAATTATGAGGGCACGTGGCGCTCGGTGGCCAGCTACCTCAATAAGACGCTGGCGGAGACCCAATCGGATACGCTGCGCAAGCGCACCCTGTCCTATATGGAATCCCGCGAGTGCGAGACCTGTGGCGGCCGCCGCCTCAACCCGGCCGCGCTGAAGGTGACCTATGCGGGCATGCCTATCGATGAGCTGGGCGCGCTGCCGCTGGATAGGGTGCATGAGGTGCTCAGCAAGCAGAACCCAGAGGAGAACTCGGCCGAGGATTTGCTCCTGCGGCAGATTCTGCCGGCATTGACCTCGGCGCTGGAGCTCGGCTTGGCGCACCTCAGCCTGGATCGGCCGACGCAGAGCCTGTCCGGCGGCGAGATGCAGCGCATCCGTTTGGCGGCGCAGCTGCGCTCCGGTCTCTTTGGCGTGGCCTATGTGCTCGACGAGCCCTCGGCCGGCCTGCACCCCGATGAGCGCGACGCGGTCATGGATATGTGCCGTCGTTTCATCGCGGCCGGCAACTCCGTGCTCTTGGTGGAGCATGACATGGATTTGGTCGCGCAGGCGGACTGGCTCGTTGACGTCGGCCCGCTGGCCGGCGAGCGCGGCGGCAACGTGGTCTATTCGGGCCCGGTCGCAGACTATGACGCGGACACCCCTACCGCCAATGCGCTGGCTAATCGCACGCTCGCGCTTGCCGACGACCCCCGCACCCCCTCCTCCCACCTCACCCTCCGCGGCATCAACGCACGCAGCATCGACAACCTGGATGTGGACTTTGGCTTGGGCCAATTCACGGCGGTAGCCGGTGTCTCCGGTTCGGGCAAGTCCACCCTGGTCAGCACGGTGCTGGCTGGCCTGCTGCGACAGTCCGCCACGGCCATTTCCGATGAAGAGGAGACCGAGGACAAGGGCTGGTCCGTGGAGAGCACGGAGGGCTTTGATCGAGTAAAGCGCGTCGTGCAGATTACCCAGAAGCCCATCGGCCGCACCCCGCGTTCCACGCTGGCAACTTATACCGGGCTTTTCGATAACGTTCGCAAGCTCTTCGCCTCCACTGATGAGGCCAAGCAGCGCAAGTGGACGGTCTCGCGCTTTTCTTACAACGTAAAGCAAGGCCAGTGCCCCACCTGCGGCGGCGCGGGCAAGATCGAGGTGGAGCTGGTCTTCTTGCCGGGCTCGTACACCACCTGCCCGGAGTGCGGCGGCGCCCGCTTCAACGACGAGACCTTGGAGGTGACCTGGCAGGGCCGCACCATCGCGGACATCTTGGAGCTCACCGTAGATGAAGCGGCCGAGGTCTTTGCCGAAGAAGAAAAGATTTACCGCGCCATCGCCACGTTGCAGGCCGTCGGCCTGGGCTACCTCCGCTTGGGCCAGGGCGCGCCGGAGCTGTCTGGCGGCGAGGCCCAGCGCATCAAGCTGGCCACGGAGCTGCAGCGTTCCCGCAACTCGCGTCGCGGCCACACGGTCTACCTGCTGGACGAGCCCACCACGGGACTGCACCCAGCCGATATCGACCTGCTCAATACCGAGCTGCATAAGCTGGCGGATGCGGGCCATACGGTAATCGTCGTCGAGCATGATCTTTCGGTCATGGCGCATGCGGACCGCATCATCGAGATGGGCCCGGGCGCTGGCGAAGACGGCGGCCGCATCATCGCGGATGCCACCCCGGCGCAGGTCGCCGCCGAGGATACCGCCACCGGCCGTGCTTTGAGCGCACGCCAAGCGCACTAA
- a CDS encoding o-succinylbenzoate synthase — protein sequence MKAMHIDDVLDRAHVVSLPLAVRFRGITTREALLIEGPAGWGEFAPFLEYGPAESAAWLRAGLEAAYEGFPEPVRDSIEVNATIPAVPASEVPAVVERYPGCRTFKIKVAEKGHTLADDATRVRAVRDAVTQRGDIPILRVDANGGWTVDEAVEAAQMMMPLDYMEQPCATTEELAQVRGRLMRAGLFVRVAADESIRKVADPYRVAELQAADVAVVKPAPLGGVRRVLEVAQHLRQRHMDITVASALDTSIGINMGLAAVAALPRIYDDEDIDVTPAAAGLATGSLFEEDVTAPRPLVDGHLPADILAPDPDRLAALAAPADRRDWWFDRVRDCWPHLAESHLAD from the coding sequence ATGAAGGCCATGCATATCGATGACGTCCTCGACCGCGCCCACGTAGTCTCCCTTCCGCTCGCCGTGCGTTTCCGCGGCATTACCACTAGGGAGGCCCTGCTCATCGAGGGCCCGGCCGGCTGGGGCGAGTTCGCGCCCTTCCTGGAATACGGCCCGGCCGAGTCCGCCGCGTGGCTGCGCGCCGGGCTCGAGGCCGCCTACGAGGGATTTCCGGAGCCGGTGCGCGATTCCATCGAGGTCAACGCCACCATCCCGGCCGTACCCGCCAGCGAGGTTCCGGCCGTGGTGGAGCGCTACCCCGGCTGCCGCACCTTCAAAATCAAGGTGGCGGAGAAGGGACACACGCTTGCCGACGACGCCACTCGCGTCCGCGCCGTCCGCGACGCCGTCACCCAACGCGGCGATATCCCCATCCTGCGCGTGGACGCCAACGGCGGCTGGACCGTCGATGAGGCGGTCGAGGCCGCGCAGATGATGATGCCGCTGGATTATATGGAACAGCCCTGCGCCACCACTGAGGAGCTTGCCCAGGTCCGCGGCCGCCTTATGCGCGCCGGCCTCTTTGTGCGCGTCGCCGCCGATGAATCCATTCGTAAGGTCGCGGACCCTTATCGCGTGGCCGAGTTGCAGGCCGCGGACGTCGCCGTGGTCAAGCCTGCCCCGCTTGGCGGCGTGCGCCGCGTCCTCGAGGTGGCCCAACACCTGCGCCAGCGCCATATGGATATCACGGTGGCCTCCGCACTCGATACCTCCATCGGCATCAATATGGGCCTTGCGGCCGTCGCCGCCCTCCCGCGCATCTACGACGACGAGGACATCGACGTCACCCCGGCCGCCGCCGGCCTTGCCACCGGCTCCCTCTTTGAAGAGGATGTCACCGCCCCTCGCCCGCTTGTCGATGGCCACCTTCCCGCCGATATCCTCGCCCCCGACCCAGACCGCCTCGCCGCGCTCGCCGCCCCCGCCGACCGCCGCGATTGGTGGTTCGACCGCGTGCGCGACTGCTGGCCGCACCTTGCTGAATCGCACCTTGCTGACTAG
- a CDS encoding polyprenyl synthetase family protein, whose amino-acid sequence MTHGQSHATHVDLGDPQLNERIGAGMEAVEDKLRSEIDRGQDFLKDKVSHLSKAGGKRFRPMMALLASEYGPRPGCEEVVKAATVVEMVHVATLYHDDVMDEADRRRGVESANSRWNNSVAILAGDALLAHASRLMSELDTHTVGHFADTFEELVTGQMRETIGAGEANAVEHYTAVIREKTAVLIASAGYLGAYHSGASAEHAAALHRIGGAIGMIFQIVDDVIDIFSDPKESGKTPGTDLREGVFTLPVLYALEEEGEVGDKLRELLTGPLHSDAEVERAIELLHQSGGRQKALEDINAYLRTVEEQLAVLPENSASQALRQLADYTVRRVG is encoded by the coding sequence ATGACTCACGGTCAATCGCATGCCACGCACGTGGATCTTGGTGATCCGCAGCTCAACGAGCGCATTGGTGCGGGCATGGAAGCAGTAGAAGACAAGCTGCGCAGTGAAATCGACCGCGGCCAGGACTTCTTAAAGGACAAGGTTAGCCACCTGTCTAAGGCCGGTGGCAAGCGCTTTCGCCCCATGATGGCGCTGCTGGCCTCCGAGTATGGTCCGCGTCCGGGCTGCGAAGAGGTGGTTAAGGCCGCCACCGTCGTGGAGATGGTGCACGTCGCCACCCTTTATCATGACGATGTCATGGATGAGGCGGACCGCCGCCGCGGCGTGGAATCTGCCAATTCGCGGTGGAATAACTCCGTGGCCATCCTCGCCGGCGATGCGCTCTTGGCGCATGCCTCCCGCTTGATGAGTGAGCTGGATACCCACACCGTGGGCCACTTTGCCGATACCTTTGAAGAGCTGGTGACCGGTCAGATGCGCGAGACCATCGGCGCGGGTGAGGCCAATGCCGTGGAGCACTACACGGCCGTTATCCGTGAAAAGACCGCGGTGCTCATCGCCTCTGCTGGCTACCTGGGTGCCTACCACTCCGGCGCCTCGGCCGAGCATGCCGCAGCCCTGCACCGCATTGGTGGTGCCATCGGCATGATCTTCCAGATTGTGGACGATGTCATCGACATCTTCTCTGACCCAAAGGAGTCCGGCAAGACCCCGGGCACAGACCTGCGCGAGGGCGTATTTACCCTGCCGGTTCTTTACGCCTTGGAAGAAGAGGGCGAAGTGGGCGATAAGCTGCGTGAGCTGCTTACTGGCCCGCTGCATTCCGACGCCGAGGTGGAGCGCGCCATCGAGCTCCTGCACCAGTCTGGCGGCCGTCAGAAGGCGCTGGAGGACATCAATGCCTACCTGCGCACGGTGGAGGAGCAACTCGCCGTGCTACCGGAGAACTCCGCGAGTCAGGCCTTGCGGCAATTAGCGGATTACACGGTGCGCCGCGTGGGCTAG
- a CDS encoding demethylmenaquinone methyltransferase, giving the protein MSKADLDKKPFDVARMFDAVGEKYDLTNTVLSFGQDAHWRKRTRERLNLKPGEKVLDLAAGTAVSTVELSKSGAWCVACDFSRGMLAAGRERDVPKVAGDGMKLPFADNTFDAVTISYGLRNIHDFELGLREMARVTKPGGRLAVAEFSTPVVPIFGTVYKEYLMRLLPPVARLVSSNPEAYIYLAESIRAWPGQEELAAVINRNGWAEAGWQNLTFGIVALHSAVKPA; this is encoded by the coding sequence GTGTCTAAGGCAGATTTGGATAAAAAGCCCTTCGATGTGGCGCGCATGTTTGACGCCGTGGGCGAGAAATACGACCTCACCAATACCGTGCTGTCCTTTGGGCAGGACGCGCACTGGCGCAAGCGCACCCGTGAGCGTTTGAACCTTAAGCCGGGCGAGAAGGTCCTCGACCTTGCAGCGGGTACCGCCGTGTCCACCGTGGAACTTTCCAAGTCCGGTGCGTGGTGCGTAGCGTGTGATTTCTCCCGTGGCATGCTGGCCGCCGGCCGTGAGCGCGACGTGCCCAAGGTGGCTGGCGATGGCATGAAGCTGCCGTTTGCGGATAACACCTTTGACGCCGTGACCATCTCTTATGGCCTGCGCAATATCCACGACTTTGAACTCGGCCTGCGCGAAATGGCGCGCGTGACCAAGCCGGGCGGGCGCCTTGCGGTGGCGGAATTTTCCACCCCGGTGGTACCGATTTTTGGCACCGTGTACAAGGAATACTTGATGCGCCTGCTCCCACCGGTAGCGCGCCTGGTTTCTTCTAATCCGGAGGCATATATCTACCTCGCGGAATCCATTCGCGCGTGGCCGGGGCAGGAGGAGCTTGCCGCGGTTATCAATCGCAATGGTTGGGCCGAGGCCGGCTGGCAGAACCTCACCTTCGGCATCGTGGCGCTGCACTCGGCGGTAAAGCCAGCCTAG
- the menD gene encoding 2-succinyl-5-enolpyruvyl-6-hydroxy-3-cyclohexene-1-carboxylic-acid synthase, translating to MNESMQLAEKVAAQLARHLTDVVLCPGSRNAPLSLALLARDDIRVHTRLDERGGAFTALGMARVQRRHVGVVMTSGTAVANTLPAVVEAHYSHTPLAIISADRPERLVGTGASQTIEQQGIFGVYADTTQVTGADDIAAMAQRFREDLQVHINVAFDAPLVDATLPDHTSGDSVREPAPAFVDHGEVAVDLSKNTLVIAGDEAWEVEGLQDVPTIAEPSAPGPYHPVHPAAAHIFRKAQVSANDYVVNTKVEQVIVVGHPTLHRGVLALMNDPDIELVVLSRTKDFTNQRGEEARLGTTVKVTGEPSREWMKICEGATDMAGQAVRETLEDEELGFTGLHVAAAVGDTLSVNDTLVLGASNPVRDASMVGLPFDGVDTYSPRGAAGIDGTIAQAIGISLATQSLDPTNWRAPRVMALMGDVTFLHDANSLLIPEDQARPENLTIVVANDNGGGIFETLEQGADALRESFEPAFGTPHGVDVGKLAEAYEADYREVTTPQELLDTLAELKEYSTGITVVEAKTTRATRRALNEKLTAKVGQ from the coding sequence ATGAATGAATCGATGCAGTTGGCTGAGAAGGTAGCCGCCCAACTAGCGCGCCACCTCACGGATGTCGTCTTGTGCCCTGGTTCGCGCAACGCGCCGCTGTCGCTGGCGCTATTGGCGCGTGACGATATCCGCGTACACACCCGCCTGGACGAGCGCGGGGGAGCGTTTACCGCCCTGGGCATGGCGCGGGTGCAGCGCCGCCACGTGGGCGTGGTGATGACCTCGGGAACTGCGGTGGCCAATACCTTGCCGGCCGTGGTGGAGGCGCACTATTCCCATACGCCGCTAGCCATCATTAGCGCGGACCGGCCGGAGCGCCTGGTGGGCACGGGGGCGTCGCAGACCATCGAGCAGCAGGGCATCTTCGGCGTCTATGCGGACACCACCCAGGTCACCGGCGCGGACGATATCGCGGCGATGGCCCAACGCTTCCGCGAAGACCTACAGGTACACATCAATGTGGCCTTTGATGCCCCGCTTGTCGACGCCACCTTGCCAGACCACACCTCCGGCGACAGCGTGCGCGAGCCCGCACCAGCCTTCGTGGACCACGGTGAGGTGGCCGTGGATTTGAGCAAGAACACGCTGGTCATTGCGGGTGATGAGGCCTGGGAGGTAGAAGGCCTCCAAGACGTGCCGACCATTGCGGAGCCGAGCGCGCCGGGCCCGTATCATCCGGTGCATCCAGCGGCGGCGCATATCTTCCGCAAGGCGCAGGTCTCCGCGAATGATTATGTGGTCAACACCAAGGTAGAGCAGGTCATCGTCGTGGGGCATCCGACGCTGCACCGTGGCGTGCTAGCGCTGATGAATGATCCGGATATTGAGCTGGTGGTGCTCTCGCGCACCAAGGACTTCACCAACCAGCGTGGCGAAGAGGCCCGGCTTGGCACCACCGTCAAGGTCACCGGTGAGCCGAGCCGCGAGTGGATGAAGATCTGCGAAGGCGCAACCGATATGGCCGGGCAAGCGGTGCGCGAGACCCTCGAGGATGAGGAACTGGGATTCACCGGGCTGCACGTCGCGGCCGCGGTGGGCGATACGCTCTCCGTCAATGACACCCTGGTGCTCGGCGCTTCGAACCCGGTGCGTGACGCCTCCATGGTGGGCCTGCCGTTCGATGGGGTGGATACGTACTCACCGCGCGGGGCGGCCGGCATCGACGGCACCATCGCCCAAGCCATCGGCATTTCCCTGGCCACGCAATCGCTGGATCCCACCAACTGGCGCGCCCCGCGAGTAATGGCGCTCATGGGCGATGTCACCTTCTTGCATGATGCGAATAGCCTGCTCATTCCGGAAGACCAGGCGCGACCTGAAAACCTCACCATCGTGGTGGCCAATGACAATGGCGGCGGCATCTTCGAGACCCTGGAACAAGGTGCCGATGCGCTGCGTGAGTCCTTCGAGCCGGCGTTTGGAACGCCGCATGGGGTGGACGTCGGCAAGCTGGCAGAAGCCTATGAAGCAGACTACCGCGAGGTGACCACCCCGCAGGAGCTATTGGATACGCTGGCGGAGCTGAAGGAATACTCCACCGGGATTACCGTCGTGGAGGCTAAGACCACCCGTGCCACGCGCCGGGCGCTCAATGAGAAGCTCACCGCAAAGGTAGGCCAGTAA
- a CDS encoding DIP1984 family protein, with protein sequence MLLAEALAERAQAQERLNSLHERLLTVARVQEGDTPDEDPQELLRELDGVAGRIDELVQAINATNIATAFDEKRNLMEALALRDGLLRKRRIYHDLAQRAGTRSDRYSRTEIKFVSTIPVADLRKRVDDLSKQYRELDTRIQQLNWNTELKNG encoded by the coding sequence ATGCTGCTAGCTGAGGCATTGGCGGAGCGTGCGCAGGCGCAGGAGCGCCTCAATAGCCTGCACGAGCGGCTGCTCACCGTGGCCCGCGTGCAGGAGGGCGATACCCCGGATGAGGATCCGCAGGAGCTGCTGCGCGAGCTCGACGGCGTGGCCGGGCGCATCGATGAGCTGGTGCAGGCCATCAATGCGACGAATATCGCCACCGCCTTTGATGAGAAGAGGAACCTGATGGAAGCCCTCGCGCTTCGCGACGGCCTCTTGCGCAAGCGCCGCATCTACCACGACCTGGCGCAGCGGGCGGGCACGCGCTCGGATCGCTATTCCCGCACTGAGATTAAGTTTGTCTCCACCATCCCGGTGGCGGATCTGCGCAAGCGCGTCGACGATCTGTCTAAGCAGTACCGCGAGCTGGATACCCGCATCCAGCAGCTGAACTGGAATACCGAACTGAAAAACGGATAG